The genomic DNA CGTGGCAGGGGAAACCCTCGAGGCAAGCTCCTGTGGCGCTCTCTGAAATTGATCGCAGCCTTCTCGAACGGTGCTTAAGCCACAAGCCCGCCGCATGGAAGGACTTTGTCGATCGTTTCATGGGGCTGTTCGTGCACGTCATTCAGCATGTTGCTCAGGCCCGTAGCGTACGGCTGACCCCCGAGGATCGGCAGGCGCTGTGCTCGGACATCATGCTGGCGATTCTCCGTGACGATGCGGCCGCGCTGCGAAATTTTCGCGGACAAAGCAGCCTGGCGACGTACCTGACCGTCGTGGCTCGGCGCGTGGTCGTGCGCGAAATGGTCCGCGCGAAGGCGGCCGCCCGGTTGTCCGAGGCCAATTTGAACAAGCTCGCTACCAGCGACACCGTGATCGACACTCCCGAGGAGCGCTTGAGCGATCGCGAAGAAGTCGCACGGCTGATGGCGGCGCTGCCGGAAGAAGAGGCCGAGATCGTGCGGCTGTATCACCTCGAGGGCAAGTCCTACGAGGAGATCGGCAACCAGATCGGCTTGCCGGTGGGCAGTGTGGGCCCCTTGCTGAGCAAGGCCCGGTTGCGGATGCGGCAACACGCGACCGGCCAGGTGGGCTGAATCGTCTGGCCCGGCGTTTCGCGTTCGGTCATTGCG from Pirellulales bacterium includes the following:
- a CDS encoding sigma-70 family RNA polymerase sigma factor; its protein translation is MALSEIDRSLLERCLSHKPAAWKDFVDRFMGLFVHVIQHVAQARSVRLTPEDRQALCSDIMLAILRDDAAALRNFRGQSSLATYLTVVARRVVVREMVRAKAAARLSEANLNKLATSDTVIDTPEERLSDREEVARLMAALPEEEAEIVRLYHLEGKSYEEIGNQIGLPVGSVGPLLSKARLRMRQHATGQVG